The proteins below come from a single Penaeus monodon isolate SGIC_2016 unplaced genomic scaffold, NSTDA_Pmon_1 PmonScaffold_24624, whole genome shotgun sequence genomic window:
- the LOC119570328 gene encoding heme-binding protein 2-like, with the protein MKIDMTAPVTTLVIPGEGPNCENNFTMSFYVPAAHQDNPPTPTNPDVYIEERPELHVFSRRFHGFASDEDWIVNAAQLHDDLVAAGEVGVDFQTYYTAGYDSPYVIIGRNNEVWFMKNDMN; encoded by the exons ATGAAGATCGACATGACAGCCCCCGTGACCACGCTGGTCATCCCCGGAGAAGGACCCAACTGCGAGAACAACTTCACCATGAGCTTCTACGTCCCCGCCGCCCACCAAGAcaacccgcccacgcccaccaacCCTGACGTGTACATCGAAGAGCGACCGGAACTGCACGTGTTCTCCAG GAGGTTCCACGGGTTCGCCAGCGACGAGGACTGGATCGTCAACGCCGCGCAGCTTCACGACGACCTGGTGGCAGCTGGCGAGGTGGGCGTCGACTTCCAGACCTACTACACTGCTGGCTACGACTCTCCCTACGTTATCATCGGTCGCAACAACGAAGTCTGGTTCATGAAGAATGACATGAATTGA